Genomic DNA from Coffea arabica cultivar ET-39 chromosome 7e, Coffea Arabica ET-39 HiFi, whole genome shotgun sequence:
TCCTACCCAGATTGGTTAAAGTAAGAAGGGTTGGAAGCCCTTCTTTGTCAAGCATGAAATTCAGAAACGACACTGCACAATATGGATCAACAGTTGATACGGATCCTATTAAAGCATTAAGAGCGTCCTCCTCAAGGGGGAAATTTCCACTGATAATGACTTGAGCTACTTGTTTTGCTTCGCAAACAAGTCTCACAGATATCAAGGCAAATATAAATTGTCCATAGTCATTAGACCTGGGTGCCACCCCCAACTTCCGTTTCTTCTTCAACACATTCTGAACATCAACCACATTTCCCATCTCCCGTAATGCTTCCGCAACAGTTCTGTAAGCCAAGAAATCAGGTTTGTATTCTCTTACCCTCAGGTCATCCAACATAGGAATAGCATCAGGCGCTCTAGACTGAGAACTCAGCCCGTGAacaaccaaaaatgcaatgattGACCGATTTAGCCGTGAAAACCCTATGTTCATATGAACCTCATCCAACAACTTCAACACCTGTCCCACTTGAGCATTTCTGCAAAACCTCCATACGAACACACCGAAACCAACTGTAGTCAAGGCGATGCCTCTGTGAAGCATTTCATCCAACACCTTGCGGGCATCGTTCAGGTTCCCCCCCTCGGAAGACAGAGCGGCGAGAAGTGAATTGCAGGTTTCAGATTGGATTTTGGAAGCCGCAGAATGGAGGAGTTGTTGGAAAATCGAGAAAGCAATATGGGTTTTCCTGCCTGCAAGGTGGTAGCAAATAAGGGACTGATAAACGCAAGGGTCAAGGTGGATATCGAGGGCTTTGACTTGCTTTAAGAGCATATCGACACTGTTGAATTGGCGGGCAATGGAGAGAGATTTGAGGACGGATTGGAAAGTAGCGGAAGTGTGCGAGAAGCCCGGCTGCTGAGAGGCCCAGTTGAAGAAGCCAAGAGCGAGAGAATGATGGTGGAGGAGGAAGGGATCGATGACTCGGGCTACCAGGGTCGGGTTCAATGAGTCGCGGCAACCGAGTCGGTGGAGGATTCGCTCCAGAGACGGAGTCCATGTCCGAGAAGGAGCAGTTTGGTTTGAAGCAGATATTAACGCGCGGCTTACCTGGCTGGGACCGGCTATCTCTCCCGACCAAGCTCGTCGCCTCATAATAGTATTAATAATTAGCAGTACTATAACAAAGCCACCCACCAACCGGCGAGTCTGGAAGATGCTGTTCTCACACACACTGCTACTGCTAGAAGCAGCTCAGTTCTCGTTCAACATTCCTTCGCGGCGGCCTTGTGCCTGATCTGAATGTAAGAACAACTTATATATTTTATTGTTCCGACGTTTAAGTTGTTGGAGCTAAATCTTTACAAGTCTCAAAGAGTAATTGACAAATGAACTGACTGACTGATGCGGAATTGCTCCCACTGAAACCATGCAATATGCGATATGCGGAACTGTTTCTTAGAGTGAGAACCCccaatatacatacatacatatacatacatacatttgTACACGAACTTTTGTAAACATACATTTGTACAAGCCCTGTGCTATCAAACTGTACAATGACTGCATTCTTCACAAAGACACCCCATCCACTTTTTAACATTTTCGGGACTGAAAATAAAATCGTTCCGCTTGTTATCTTTTTTACAAAGACAAGTCGGTCCCATATTGTATTCTATGTGGGGTGGGaaaatggatatatatatatatatgcaactATACTTGGAACTGACTCTTATGCACATCATTTGTTTTGTATTCTATGTGGCTGTAGAAAGGCACAAGCAGCGGCGGCATTAGGAGCAGGATTTGATCAATTTCGAATCCTGGAAACTTTTAGCTCTGAAAAAGCTCCCAAAGATACAGCCTATTGTTTTGGCTCCTTCTGCCTCAACAGGAGAACCTGAGTTGGGTATAACCCGCAGCAGGCTTTGTCCAATCTCACCTCGCACCGAATCGATCGTCTTATCATCAACCGGATTCCCCGTCACATCTGTAACATAAAATGTGTCTCTTACTTTTCCGCCTTCCGTTGAGATCTCTGCTCTTTTTATGGACAGACTATTCTCCCTAAATATCCTGGTTATATCTGACAGGAGCCCTACTCTATCTTCAGCGCACAATTCCAGCTCCAGACCCTGCagacaaattttcttttgagaacATAGATCTTTATTTGTCCTTCTGGAAGGTGAATTCTTAAGCATACGTACGCTACCACACCTCAGAGGCTCGCCTTTCAATTGCTGCTTCAAGACATTGCACAACCCGTTCTCGTTCAGCTTCCAAGCTTATAGGAAGCCCATCAACATGCCGAATGTAGTATTCCTACGTGTATACAATGGCAACTATCTTAGAAGATTCGTTATGCGTGCACCGGAATATCAATCATAATTTCATTAGTTGCAATTTAGTAAGTAGAAGATCCAGAAGAAAACATTTAAATGTTCCGAAAACCTTCCCCTTCTGAAACAAAAGTTGCACTGACGAGCTCAACTATACTCAGTTCAAATGCATAATGATGTTTTAGGCTTCGAGCCAACAGGGAAAAGATCAAACATAGGAATTGTGAAAGAGATTGACTTTACCTGGTAAGCTTCCATCCTCCTTGTGTGAACGACTCCATGAAAAACAACATACTGCATATCTGTCAGAGTGCAGATAATATCGAACAGAAGCTTAGGCCGATCTTTTGACCTCATGGTGATCACTGTGTAATCCTTTTCGCTACAATCGAACACTGTAACTTGAGGACTAGAACCTTTTTCCTCAGCTCTGCCTTGTACTCTTTCCACCTTCACATAGTCTCTATCAGCAAACATAATTTGGTGCAACCTTCTCCCCCTGTGAGTGACCCCAGGAGGTGAAAGCGTCATTTTTGGAGACCTCATATCACTGTTTCCTTTAAGAACACTGCAAAGCAGTGCCTTTATAGTGGCAAGACGCTTTGGATCTTCAATAGCATACCCTGTGCTATCATCTGCGACATGTACCACAGCTGCAGCTCTGGCGTTGTGTGTCCAAATCTCAGCATTCACCACATTGCAGTGAAGATCAGTAAGGACTGCACAGACCTCAGACAGTAAACCGGGCCTGTCAGTTCCAGTTAGCTCAATAGACGTGTGCTCCTCAGAGGACATCAGTCCAACAGTTCTCCTTAACAAAGGTGCAGAAATGTCATCACTCTCTAGCGTCTGAAAATAAGCAAACCAACATAGAAATATTATGTTTAAGATGATTCTGAATGAAAAAACTAAGAACAAGCAAGATGCCAAGAATAGAGAGATTTTCTCAACAGTCTCAGACACCAAATTGGCCATATTAGAAACGAATTCTattccaaaatgaaaataaaggcaGGATAAGTACCTTCAATTGCTAATTTATGAACTTTCCAACATTGAAAAAGTAACTTAATTCCTCATGAATAAATCTAACCATGCAAGTTCAACAGAAATTTCTAAAACAGTCCTGCTGCATTCATTATACACAGGGTGAATCAGTTATTTGAAGCAGGATGAAACCAACTTTCAGAAGTCTTTCAGCAGAGTTTACCTTTTTGATATGGTTGATGACCTCTTCCTCCTGGACTTTATTCCCACTACGATCAATTACATTAAACACTGCAACATTCTATCAATTGATATAAACATATAGCAAATGAAATGAATAAGCACACACACATACCAGGGTAAGGTGATTTTGTTCGCCAGTTCCAAAACAATAATCAGATTAGAACAGTTAGACAAGACTCATACCATCCATGAACCATCCCCCATCTGATGAGATGTATGCTTTTGTGATGACAAGGTCCAAGTCGGTTAGAACTTGTACGACGTGGAGGAGAATCCCATGCTTCTTCACACTGTCAACCTGAGTGAGGTTCAGCAAGAATCATAGTCATAAGCCCAATCGAGTGCTGTAAATGTTTAAACCGTCCCTCGTTATCTCCCTGTATTGTAAACAGGACCTAGGACTTACTAGTGTACTAATGGAACTACTAATTCAGAGAGTAAGAAACCTGTATAATAGTTGCATCCTCGCAGGAATCATTGTCAATGACAACTCTGCAACGAGAACAGACAAATGAAATGAAGCAACAAAGAAGACAATACACCACTGAGTAAACAGTAAAGGTAAACGTAACAGGTTAGATAAAATCAGGTACAGCTCtcctgaaaatgaaaaaagcaTAAAAGAATTGTGGATGGCAGCAGGAACCCTAGAGAAAAAATAGTATAGTTTTTCAACCAGATagtcagcaaaaaaaaaattctccgtccccttttaaaaaattaattcttaAAAAAACCATAAAAGAACAACTTCATTAAGCAGTACTACTAATTACTTGTCCAACTCTCGTTCCAAACATTAATTTTCTTCCAAATAGTAAATTTAACCAGCCACTACCAATGAAACTTGCAcatcaaaaaaaataataagggAGAGAGCCAAGGGGAGGGggtaaaaacaaaaagaaaggggaagggggaaaggaaagataagagacttggaagttaaaagtGTTAAACAAAAACATGGAGCAACAGAAGAATCTAAGGAAATGTTAGCCCCTGAAGGGAATCCAATACCAAAAGGAAAACTGAAATTGTAggccagccaaaaaaaaaaaaaaaaacagagcgCTATGGGTTTTGTAtttcgtcttttctttcttttcaatttaACCGCCTTCACTTGACACAAGAAACCCGGCAAGGCGGGACGGGGGGGGAGAGAGGGGGAACAACAACAACAGCGTAATGCTTGAGATTGAAGAAACTATCGTAAAGaggggggggagagagagatagagagaacaAGGGACTTGGGAATAGATAAAGAAATGAGAACGAAGGGAAACCTGGGCGGGTTCATCCTCCTGAGAAGCTTTGCATATTCGTCGTCCATTTTCCTGGGGTAGAGTAGTTTTTCAAGACAAGTAGTGCAGCGGAATTTTGTCGCTGGAATTGAAACTCCGAGATGTATGGAGTGTGGTTGAAGAACAGTCAATTGGCGGTGCCTTTGGTGGGTGGGTGGGTGGGTGGGTAGACGTTTGATAGCAAGACTCCGGAAGAAAAGAGACAAAAATTGAGGATGGCAGAGCAGGATAGTCATGGGGACGAGAGAGACCCGAGGCGGGGGTTGGGACAGACGTGTGTCATTGACGTATCCAACGACGcgcgctctctctctctctctgaagTCTAAACTACTTCGTGCGTGACCGTTAACCTGAACGCTGCTTATGTTCAGGTAAATCCTGTCTGCGTGTCTACGCGACCTTATTTGTACAGTGTGTCCGTTTCAAGATTCAAAGTCTTGCCAACACAATAGGTTTGTTTGAATTGAGATGGGACAATGCTACAGTGCCTATAGTTATGGTAACGATATTAGAGAAACCTACTATTACAGGTTTCTATTACCTTTAGTGACAGATTCAATTTTTTAGCGacttttgaaatattatattaaaataattaatattaaatttagtaagtttttaattaaaacaagtaaatttATGCCTGAAAAATAAGTTTTTGTCAGAAATAgaaatttacactttgagtaatttaatttacttattatttgacGAAAATTACTTATTTTTGAATTAAACTTACCAATACTACAAGTAAAAAATGTTcatatttaagtaaaaaaattaCCAGTTTCTAAAAACGGTTTTGGGTTCCTGAAACACTTTCGGATATCATCTTGTCAAAGTCATCTCCCTCTTATTACTTAGTTCTCAGTTCCAACATACGATTGAAGGCAAAGATTTCCACTTTGGTCCACACTTTCTCTTGGTTACAAGCGAATAAATTTTCCCACTTCAAATTTTCATCTTCAGTTCCCACTTTCCCTCTATCCTTTCTCATCGATAGATTGTTTTTGGGTGCTGCCAAATGCAGACACAACAAAAGGGTTTTTCGACGGTGGTAGCCAATCAAAGATAGCAGTGACGAGGTTAGCCCATCATGTCCTCTTGAAATCGTTTGATTATATTgctgtaatttatttatatttcatttgttttgtttgtcaagattttcttgcgaaatcaaggctgagaatttgaagattttattgcaattttggggctgaaaaTGTCCACTGAAACATCTAGCCTTGATTTGGTTGTAGTTTGGATTGTCTACTGGTAAAACATGCTTAATAGCCATATGAAGCATCTAGGACTTGACTAGGCGTTTAAGTTAAATGTGATTAATTTGTGAATGCATATAAGAtgtttggtgaaatgtcaaagagAAATCTGTGTGTTATGATTGCTACTCTGTGCTCTTCAGCAGCCAGAGATGAGAccagctcttaaagaaatcacCCTCGTCAGTTGACAACAGCGCTCAAGATCACCCTTGGGATTGGCTGAAAATAGACCTACTTCTGTTGGAAACTAAATAATCATATTAGAGACAGTGATTTCATCTTCCTTGTACCtgctttcttcctcttcttcttcttctgttttCCCCCCCTTTTGTCTTATGGGTTTTtgtagcttttctttttttttgttgttgttgggtTTAATCAGATGTACATATTTAGATGAGAAGCACTAATACTCTCTTTCCAGTCTTGTTTGTGGTGATGGGATGAGTGCAGCTTCATCAGTTTCTTATAATATaacttgaaattttgcagaGAGGGAAAAGATATTAATATACCTCCTtcaattttgcataaagggatgtTTTCCTATCTTCCTTTTTTGCTTGATTCTGaattttttacctttttaatttctggtgttccaatatatatatatatatatatatattttttttttaagctttaAGTTCTTGAATCTAAGGTTGTGAATTTGCTGCGTCCTGATTCTTCCTCCAACCGACAAAACAGAGGTCCTTGCTGTTTtctttgattttaatttttttgtcctTTATTGTTGTGGCTGTTTTGCAAAACGTGGAAGTTAAGGCCCCCTCAAGGGTGGGTTTGGCCGGTGCAATTCAATactaagaaatgaaaatcagtAGAAATGACTTGCAGACAATGACTACCTATTTCCTGGAAAACGGTTTTATCCTTTTTCTCTAGATATTTTTGATCTTTCATTTTGTATTCCCACTTGAAAAATGGAACACATTAATTGTTAGTTATCATATTGTCTCTGGTTGGCTGCcccttaaattttaaaaattagaagTCATAAATCAgactttgatttttcttttctattaatTTTCGGTATGTATAAAAATTACCGcaattattttctattaaaatgtGCCTAAGTATCCGTTGACAGCTTTGATGAATGAATTCTGTActtattttctattaaaatatGCATAAGTATCCGTTTGTATAtcctctttcctttcctcttgCTCTCAATCCAGTGATCGGTAATGGGGTAGGTTGGTACTGATTGAAATAATTTTCTCGCAAAAAGTCTTCAACCAGAATTTTAAAAGGAAACCTAAGGTTTTGATGTTGCATTGgtctttcttttgtgttttaTACGCTCGAGTTGTTGAGGCCTCCCTCTTTCTATCTCAGTCAAGCCAGATTCTTTGCTCCTGCGTTGTATGTTCTTGTTTCAGAAAGAGGGTTTATCAGGTTGGGTAGTTTAGTTCATGTTCTTGATGCTAGAGGGATGGAAttgtttttcttatcaaaatggCATGTTGTAGTTCCCTTTTCGTTCATTGTTGTGCGATAGATTTAGGTGATGAATAGCCGAGAGCTACGGAAAGCTTGTAAATGTGATTTTGCAGAGAAAGgtcctgctgcattttttttcttttgctgattAGTTCCCTTTGTCCCTGACGGTCAGCTCAGATTTTTGCTTTAATCCTGCAACAAAATGTAGCTTTTGATTTAGTTGATAATTGAGAGTTAAGATCCTGGTAGTTGGTGAACATGTCTGCATgctgaaatggaaagaaagttGCGGTATGGAAACTTGCAGAACCTTGCGGATAAGAAATTGCAGAAGCATAAGAAAGCTTCGTAACATGCATGCAACAAATTTCAGAAATTGCATGTTTAACCCTCGAATTTTGGCTTAATGTTACTAAGGCCCATAACAATTAGGAAAATACAATCAATTTTGTCCCTTCAAAATCTGAATTGTTGTTGGCATGCCTTAATATGttttttggacagatttttcgtgaattttaggatgaaatagggaaggtttaataattttgaagaatttatagttttgattttcatttgattaatattttagctaattttgtcatttaatcATAATAAATCAGTTTCCATTcatcattttgtgaagtttagCATTTGATCTTGACAATGCTACAGTGCCTATAGTTATGGTAACGATATTAGGTGTTATACAATACTCAGCAAATCTTGAAGATGTGTTGTGGAAGTGTTGTGACTGCTATGCTATACTAATAGTCTGCAATTTCCTTctaagaaataagcatgacattCACTTTCCCGTGGCATTTTTTGCTCTGTTAACCAAGTACCTGTGTGTTTAGGTGCTTTGCTTGTCTCCATAAAGCCTCTAGTTATGATGCTTGAATTTTCACGCTTGGAATCTGCAGGGGACAAATGAATGTCTGGGATGGTATATTACATGGGATTGAATCCCCCCCTTCTTTTTGGTTCAAGGGTAACTGAAACAAAATAGGAAACAGTTTGCTATAGACAAGTTTCTCACATTAAAATAGGTACAAGTGGTTTACTATAGACATGTTTCTCACATGGCTTGTTCTGCTACTAAAGCTTAGGGGCTTGAAGCACGCATACGTTTTAGTGTTATTCTTGTCATCATTTGGTTACTTCCGCTTCCAGATATGCTTTTCTTGAAAGTCATGTTCTTTTTCAGGACTGGATATCTCACCGGGACGGATTAAGTGAAAGAAAGCAGGGAAGAGAAAAGAGTTTGAGCACTTGTCTGTCAACTCTGCTCTCTGTGTGATCAAAGTTGAGAAGTTTATGTGCAGGGCGGCAATCTGTGCCTTATGgtgggggaaaaataaaagaatttgagGACGTGTCTGTCAACCTTTTCTGTGTTTGATCAATCTAGAGAAATTGAGGTGTTACCAAGCTGTCTGTACTTTTATCTCTGTTTCTTTTACGAGCTTTTAACCTTATGCAGTGATTGTGAATGGAATATGCAAGCAACTCTGTTTAAAGATGTTCCCTGAGATGTCCACTGTTACTCGTGCTATTGAAATTAGTAACATTGTAGAACCTGTGGAATCCAGGACCaatgagcctattgaatgggcATGTCTGAAACGGGACCATAAAGTATATGCATTTCTGGCTCAAGGTATTGCCGCCTTCCCAAGAAAAGATTGCTTGTCTGAGGCACTTGGTGCTTCAAGCACTGGCAATTGCTTGTCTGAGGCACTTTATGATTCTGCTCTGAAGCACAAGATAGAATGTGTAACATAGTCTCCTCCCGTAAGCTCTGCTGCACAAGGGAGAGTCCAGAGAATTTACTTTGAATAATGGGACAAACATTTAGCTAGGCACCTGCATCATATTGACATTTAATTCCTGCATCCGTGGACATAGAAGAACCAAGCAGCTCAACTTTCCAATCCCGcacaaaaaaaatgacaatggatggatcactttttcttttatcaCAGGAATATCCCATTAGTCTCGCAGCATATATAGAAATGTTTGTCATATGCACTCAGGAGAATACCGCTTCTGCTCTTCAAATATAAAGCACATTTAGTAAGATAGGAGAATAGCAAATATGCAGCACTTTCTTGTGCCTTATGAAGTTCATTAAGCAaccttttttttggggtgatttATGCTTGACAATTTTAATTCTTGAAGATTTAATTTCACCTGTGAGGATGAAGTGATGATCGAGATTAGCTGATAGGTGTTTGGTCTAGTTCTTGGTTCACTcatcttttcttgattttgtaaCAAGTTTAATGGTTACATGGATGGAATACAAGGCATCTCCTGCTATGCATTGGTGGTGTGGTGTTGTTGACTTGTTATTTTCATAGCTAATTTTCGATCGGGTCATGATATTAACCAGAAATTGTAACCAACTCTCCAATTTAAAATAGATAGACGACAAAAGACCAGTGAGATCCTTATTGCGGGGGTATCCTCTCCAAACCCTGCTTTGGGTTATGTTTATCCGCGTTCCAGGAAGGATCCTCACCGACTCCGCTTCTTCTGTTATCGAATGGATAATTTGGAAACTTTCAAAACTAAAATCCTACAAGAGAGAGGATTATCG
This window encodes:
- the LOC113722870 gene encoding pentatricopeptide repeat-containing protein At5g14080 isoform X1, with translation MRRRAWSGEIAGPSQVSRALISASNQTAPSRTWTPSLERILHRLGCRDSLNPTLVARVIDPFLLHHHSLALGFFNWASQQPGFSHTSATFQSVLKSLSIARQFNSVDMLLKQVKALDIHLDPCVYQSLICYHLAGRKTHIAFSIFQQLLHSAASKIQSETCNSLLAALSSEGGNLNDARKVLDEMLHRGIALTTVGFGVFVWRFCRNAQVGQVLKLLDEVHMNIGFSRLNRSIIAFLVVHGLSSQSRAPDAIPMLDDLRVREYKPDFLAYRTVAEALREMGNVVDVQNVLKKKRKLGVAPRSNDYGQFIFALISVRLVCEAKQVAQVIISGNFPLEEDALNALIGSVSTVDPYCAVSFLNFMLDKEGLPTLLTLTNLGRNLCKHGRSSELVEVFQVLSAKDYFVDTQSYNVIITFLCKAGRIKEAYQALQEMKKKGLVPDVSCYNALLEACCREDLLRPAKRLWDEMFTNCCNGNVQTYSIFIQKFVEIGEIDEAHRLFCCMFEKGVAPDVTIYTTLLGGLCRAKHLDTAVRVFNKSAEQDMKLGQTTLIAFILFLCKEGLYVPTSKLLTSCICGIENLEAHMTFLKFLADAGEVSLASEHLEQIGDKSPLMLHALHTDIMSFSSSPKLKPIVKLFQQLQENHQNF
- the LOC113722870 gene encoding pentatricopeptide repeat-containing protein At5g14080 isoform X2, coding for MRRRAWSGEIAGPSQVSRALISASNQTAPSRTWTPSLERILHRLGCRDSLNPTLVARVIDPFLLHHHSLALGFFNWASQQPGFSHTSATFQSVLKSLSIARQFNSVDMLLKQVKALDIHLDPCVYQSLICYHLAGRKTHIAFSIFQQLLHSAASKIQSETCNSLLAALSSEGGNLNDARKVLDEMLHRGIALTTVGFGVFVWRFCRNAQVGQVLKLLDEVHMNIGFSRLNRSIIAFLVVHGLSSQSRAPDAIPMLDDLRVREYKPDFLAYRTVAEALREMGNVVDVQNVLKKKRKLGVAPRSNDYGQFIFALISVRLVCEAKQVAQVIISGNFPLEEDALNALIGSVSTVDPYCAVSFLNFMLDKEGLPTLLTLTNLGRNLCKHGRSSELVEVFQVLSAKDYFVDTQSYNVIITFLCKAGRIKEAYQALQEMKKKGLVPDVSCYNALLEACCREDLLRPAKRLWDEMFTNCCNGNVQTYSIFIQKFVEIGEIDEAHRLFCCMFEKGVAPDVTIYTTLLGGLCRAKHLDTAVRVFNKSAEQDMKLGQTTLIAFILFLCKEDAGEVSLASEHLEQIGDKSPLMLHALHTDIMSFSSSPKLKPIVKLFQQLQENHQNF
- the LOC113722871 gene encoding ACT domain-containing protein ACR6 isoform X3: MGDGSWMNVAVFNVIDRSGNKVQEEEVINHIKKTLESDDISAPLLRRTVGLMSSEEHTSIELTGTDRPGLLSEVCAVLTDLHCNVVNAEIWTHNARAAAVVHVADDSTGYAIEDPKRLATIKALLCSVLKGNSDMRSPKMTLSPPGVTHRGRRLHQIMFADRDYVKVERVQGRAEEKGSSPQVTVFDCSEKDYTVITMRSKDRPKLLFDIICTLTDMQYVVFHGVVHTRRMEAYQEYYIRHVDGLPISLEAERERVVQCLEAAIERRASEGLELELCAEDRVGLLSDITRIFRENSLSIKRAEISTEGGKVRDTFYVTDVTGNPVDDKTIDSVRGEIGQSLLRVIPNSGSPVEAEGAKTIGCIFGSFFRAKSFQDSKLIKSCS
- the LOC113722871 gene encoding ACT domain-containing protein ACR6 isoform X1, which codes for MDDEYAKLLRRMNPPRVVIDNDSCEDATIIQVDSVKKHGILLHVVQVLTDLDLVITKAYISSDGGWFMDVFNVIDRSGNKVQEEEVINHIKKTLESDDISAPLLRRTVGLMSSEEHTSIELTGTDRPGLLSEVCAVLTDLHCNVVNAEIWTHNARAAAVVHVADDSTGYAIEDPKRLATIKALLCSVLKGNSDMRSPKMTLSPPGVTHRGRRLHQIMFADRDYVKVERVQGRAEEKGSSPQVTVFDCSEKDYTVITMRSKDRPKLLFDIICTLTDMQYVVFHGVVHTRRMEAYQEYYIRHVDGLPISLEAERERVVQCLEAAIERRASEGLELELCAEDRVGLLSDITRIFRENSLSIKRAEISTEGGKVRDTFYVTDVTGNPVDDKTIDSVRGEIGQSLLRVIPNSGSPVEAEGAKTIGCIFGSFFRAKSFQDSKLIKSCS
- the LOC113722871 gene encoding ACT domain-containing protein ACR6 isoform X2, yielding MDDEYAKLLRRMNPPRVVIDNDSCEDATIIQVDSVKKHGILLHVVQVLTDLDLVITKAYISSDGGWFMDVFNVIDRSGNKVQEEEVINHIKKTLESDDISAPLLRRTVGLMSSEEHTSIELTGTDRPGLLSEVCAVLTDLHCNVVNAEIWTHNARAAAVVHVADDSTGYAIEDPKRLATIKALLCSVLKGNSDMRSPKMTLSPPGVTHRGRRLHQIMFADRDYVKVERVQGRAEEKGSSPQVTVFDCSEKDYTVITMRSKDRPKLLFDIICTLTDMQYVVFHGVVHTRRMEAYQEYYIRHVDGLPISLEAERERVVQCLEAAIERRASEVW